Within the Enterobacter bugandensis genome, the region TGCTTGACATGATGGGCATGCAGGCGCTGATGAAAAAGTATGGCAATCAGGCCATGGCGGGAATGCACCACGGCCAGATGATGGGCCACATGAATATGGACCACGGCAAAATGGGCGGTATGGATCACGGCGGTCACGGGTTCGATTTCCACAACGCCAACAAGATCAACGGCAAAGCGTTCGATATGAACACGCCGATGTTTGCCGCCACGAAGGGGCAGTTTGAGCGCTGGGTGGTTTCAGGGGAAGGGGACATGATGCTGCATCCGTTCCATATCCACGGCACGCAGTTCCGTATTCTGTCTGAGAACGGTAAAGCGCCGGAAGCGCATCGAGCAGGCTGGAAAGATACGGTGAGAGTGGAAGGCGGCGTCAGCGAGGTGCTGGTGAAGTTCGACCACGAAGCGCCTGAAGAGTTTGCCTATATGGCGCACTGTCATCTGCTGGAGCATGAAGATACGGGGATGATGCTCGGTTTTACCGTATAAAAAAAGCCGGGTGGCGGCTTCGCCTTACCCGGCCTGCATTGCTAAATACGGCAACTTTCGTTGCCGTTTTGCTTTTATTTGCCTTCGTCCGGCAATGCATACGCGACAATATAGTCGCCCATCTTCGTACCAAACGAACCGTGACCACCCGCAGAAATGACAACGTACTGCTTGCCATTCACTTCATAGGTCATCGGCGTTGCCTGTCCACCGGCCGGCAGACGGCCTTGCCACAGTTTTTCACCGTTGGTCATGTTATACGCGCGCAGGTAGTTATCTGCGGTTGCCGCGATGAACAGCACGTTACCAGCGGTGGAGATTGGACCACCCAGCATTGGCATACCCATATTGAACGGCACCGGAACCGGCATCGGGAACGGCATGCTGTCCTGTGGGGTACCAATACGTTTTTTCCAGACGATCTGGTTGGTTTTCAGATCCAGACCGGAGATGTAACCCCAGGCAGGCTGTTTACACGGCAGACCAAACGGAGACAGGAACGGGTTCAGGGTAACGCCAAACGGTACGCCATACTGCGGCTGGATACCGGCTTCGGTCCCGCTGCCTTTCGCGTCTTTCGGCTGCTCCATCGGGTTACCCGGACCGCGTGGGATCAGACGGGAAACGAACGGCAGCGCCATTGGGTTGGCAATCGCCACCTGACGGTTAGGGTCGACGGAAATACCGCCCCACTCAAACATTCCCAGGTTGCCCGGGAAGACCAGCGTGCCCTGCTCAGACGGCGGCGTGAAGATGCCTTCATAGCGCAGCTGATGGAACATCACGCGGCACACCAGCTGGTCAAACATGGTGGCACCCCACATGTCTGCACCGCTGAGGTCTTTCTTCGGACGGAAGCTCAGGTCAGAGAACGGCTGGGTTTTGCTGACGTAATCGCCTTTGGCCGCACCCTGCGGAACCGGTTTTTCCGGGGCAGGCACAACCAGCTTACCGTTGCTGCGATCCAGCACGAAGATGTTGCCGGTTTTAGCCGGAGCGTAAATGACCGGCACGGTTTTGCCGTTAACGGTAATGTCCGCCAGCGTCGGCTGGGACGGCATATCCATATCCCACAGATCGTGGTGAACGGTCTGGTAGCTCCACGCCAGCTTACCGGTGGTTGCGTTCAGCGCCAGGATAGCGCTCGCATAACGTTCCTGCTCCGGTGTGCGGTTACCTCCCCAGATATCCGGCGTGGATACGCCCATCGGCAGGTAGACCAGGTCCAGCTTCGCGTCATACGCGGCTGGTGCCCAGGAGTTCGGCGAGTTGAAGGTAAAGGTGTGCTCGTCAGACGGGATCGCGTTTGGATCTTTCGCGCCTGGGTCGAAAGCCCACAGCAGTTTACCGGTGTTCACGTCGAAACCACGGATAACGCCGGAGGTTTCACGCGTAGAGAAGTTATCCGTTACCGAACCGGCAATCACGATGGTTTTATCGGTGATGATTGGCGGGGAGGTTGGCTCATACAGACCCGGCGTGGTGTCCGGCATGTTGGTCTGCAGGTTCAGAATGCCTTTGTTGGCGAAGGTTTCGCACAGCTTGCCGGTCTCAGCGTTGATGGCAAACAGACGGCCATCGTTCACCGGCAGCATAATGCGGCGAGGACAGTCAGCAATGACTTCCGGGCTGGCATTATCGGCGCGCGCTTCGTGGTAAGAAACGCCGCGGCAGGTGACATGCTGGAAGGACGGGTTGGAGTTCAGCTGTGGATCAAAGTGCCATTTCTCTTTACCGGTGGCCGCGTCGAGCGCGAACAGACGCTGGTGCGCCGTACACAGGTAGAGCATATCGCCGACTTTAATTGGCGTCACTTCATTGGTCAGTTCACCCGGATCGTTCGGCATCTTCAGGTCGCCGGTACGGAATACCCAGGCTTCTTTCAGGTTCTTAACGTTGTCCGCGTTGATCTGCTTCAGCGGGGAGTAACGTTGACCTTCCTGGTTACGGCCATAAGCTGGCCAGTCACCGTCAGCGACCTGCGAGATAGCTGCCGCAGGCGTGGATTCCGCGTTCAGCGTACCGTTGATCTCCTGCGGGTCGTTAAAGCCAGCCCAGGTGAGAATGCCGCCGCTGATTAACAGCGCCACCAGCAGGGCTGCAACGGCACCGCTGGAAGGAACAATCAGGCGGCGCCAGACAAACGGCAGGA harbors:
- a CDS encoding glucose/quinate/shikimate family membrane-bound PQQ-dependent dehydrogenase, whose product is MAETNTKQPRLLVTLTALFAAFCGLYLLIGGVWLVAIGGSWYYPIAGLVMLGVTVLLWRRKQSALWLYAALLLATMLWGVWEVGFDFWALTPRSDILVFFGIWLILPFVWRRLIVPSSGAVAALLVALLISGGILTWAGFNDPQEINGTLNAESTPAAAISQVADGDWPAYGRNQEGQRYSPLKQINADNVKNLKEAWVFRTGDLKMPNDPGELTNEVTPIKVGDMLYLCTAHQRLFALDAATGKEKWHFDPQLNSNPSFQHVTCRGVSYHEARADNASPEVIADCPRRIMLPVNDGRLFAINAETGKLCETFANKGILNLQTNMPDTTPGLYEPTSPPIITDKTIVIAGSVTDNFSTRETSGVIRGFDVNTGKLLWAFDPGAKDPNAIPSDEHTFTFNSPNSWAPAAYDAKLDLVYLPMGVSTPDIWGGNRTPEQERYASAILALNATTGKLAWSYQTVHHDLWDMDMPSQPTLADITVNGKTVPVIYAPAKTGNIFVLDRSNGKLVVPAPEKPVPQGAAKGDYVSKTQPFSDLSFRPKKDLSGADMWGATMFDQLVCRVMFHQLRYEGIFTPPSEQGTLVFPGNLGMFEWGGISVDPNRQVAIANPMALPFVSRLIPRGPGNPMEQPKDAKGSGTEAGIQPQYGVPFGVTLNPFLSPFGLPCKQPAWGYISGLDLKTNQIVWKKRIGTPQDSMPFPMPVPVPFNMGMPMLGGPISTAGNVLFIAATADNYLRAYNMTNGEKLWQGRLPAGGQATPMTYEVNGKQYVVISAGGHGSFGTKMGDYIVAYALPDEGK